One genomic region from Mangifera indica cultivar Alphonso chromosome 17, CATAS_Mindica_2.1, whole genome shotgun sequence encodes:
- the LOC123200350 gene encoding uncharacterized protein LOC123200350 isoform X1 has protein sequence MLRIAMDEFSPRFSVDSPRKSGPLSLIIDGISRKSFSYYKLPDEPLKLSVRKLDGSCFDIEVMKTATIAELKKAVEAVFSHLPKKGPGKISWPHVWGHFCLCFENQKLLTDTDHIKYFGIKDGDQLYFTRHLSSSCNMVKVKSKKDESTSKQQNTSTSRSNCCKAKEQEQLKEKVDYDWDDMENGRYRHIDNKDETFTGQNESRLANFVRGWFSFSRLVSLGQKSKSYPSRYACGCGALSPLCSFRKIIQLFDSNNYYRRVKNRED, from the exons atgtTGAGGATTGCAATGGATGAGTTTTCTCCCAGGTTTTCTGTTGATTCGCCGCGTAAATCTGGTCCATTGTCTCTCATAATCGATGGAATTTCTCGTAAAAGTTTTTCTTACTATAAACTTCCTGACGAGCCTCTCAAGCTTTCTGTTCGCAAATTGGACGGCTCTTGCTTcg ACATTGAAGTTATGAAGACAGCTACAATTGCAGAACTTAAGAAGGCGGTGGAGGCTGTATTCAGTCACTTGCCAAAAAAGGGACCTGGCAAGATTTCATG GCCGCATGTTTGGGGACATTTCTGCTTATGCTTTGAAAATCAGAAGTTATTAACAGATACggatcatataaaatattttggcaTTAAAGATGGTGATCAG CTTTACTTTACCCGCCATCTCTCAAGCAGCTGTAAtatggtaaaggtaaaatctaAGAAAGATGAATCTActtcaaaacaacaaaatac ATCAACTTCACGGTCAAATTGCTGTAAAGcaaaagaacaagaacaacTGAAAGAAAAGGTTGACTATGATTGGGATGATATGGAGAACGGAAGGTACCGGCACATTGACAACAAGGATGAGACCTTTACCGGGCAGAATGAATCGAGACTGGCAAATTTTGTGAGGGGGTGGTTCTCATTCTCCAGATTGGTGAGCCTGGGACAGAAAAGCAAGTCTTATCCATCAAGATATGCTTGTGGTTGCGGTGCCTTGTCACCCTTGTGCAGTTTCagaaaaattatacaacttTTTGATAGTAACAACTATTACCGAAGAGTAAAAAATAGAGAGGATTAG
- the LOC123200350 gene encoding U11/U12 small nuclear ribonucleoprotein 25 kDa protein-like isoform X2 → MLRIAMDEFSPRFSVDSPRKSGPLSLIIDGISRKSFSYYKLPDEPLKLSVRKLDGSCFDIEVMKTATIAELKKAVEAVFSHLPKKGPGKISWPHVWGHFCLCFENQKLLTDTDHIKYFGIKDGDQLYFTRHLSSSCNMVKVKSKKDESTSKQQNTN, encoded by the exons atgtTGAGGATTGCAATGGATGAGTTTTCTCCCAGGTTTTCTGTTGATTCGCCGCGTAAATCTGGTCCATTGTCTCTCATAATCGATGGAATTTCTCGTAAAAGTTTTTCTTACTATAAACTTCCTGACGAGCCTCTCAAGCTTTCTGTTCGCAAATTGGACGGCTCTTGCTTcg ACATTGAAGTTATGAAGACAGCTACAATTGCAGAACTTAAGAAGGCGGTGGAGGCTGTATTCAGTCACTTGCCAAAAAAGGGACCTGGCAAGATTTCATG GCCGCATGTTTGGGGACATTTCTGCTTATGCTTTGAAAATCAGAAGTTATTAACAGATACggatcatataaaatattttggcaTTAAAGATGGTGATCAG CTTTACTTTACCCGCCATCTCTCAAGCAGCTGTAAtatggtaaaggtaaaatctaAGAAAGATGAATCTActtcaaaacaacaaaatac AAACTGA
- the LOC123200350 gene encoding U11/U12 small nuclear ribonucleoprotein 25 kDa protein-like isoform X3, translating to MLRIAMDEFSPRFSVDSPRKSGPLSLIIDGISRKSFSYYKLPDEPLKLSVRKLDGSCFDIEVMKTATIAELKKAVEAVFSHLPKKGPGKISWPHVWGHFCLCFENQKLLTDTDHIKYFGIKDGDQLYFTRHLSSSCNMVKINFTVKLL from the exons atgtTGAGGATTGCAATGGATGAGTTTTCTCCCAGGTTTTCTGTTGATTCGCCGCGTAAATCTGGTCCATTGTCTCTCATAATCGATGGAATTTCTCGTAAAAGTTTTTCTTACTATAAACTTCCTGACGAGCCTCTCAAGCTTTCTGTTCGCAAATTGGACGGCTCTTGCTTcg ACATTGAAGTTATGAAGACAGCTACAATTGCAGAACTTAAGAAGGCGGTGGAGGCTGTATTCAGTCACTTGCCAAAAAAGGGACCTGGCAAGATTTCATG GCCGCATGTTTGGGGACATTTCTGCTTATGCTTTGAAAATCAGAAGTTATTAACAGATACggatcatataaaatattttggcaTTAAAGATGGTGATCAG CTTTACTTTACCCGCCATCTCTCAAGCAGCTGTAAtatggtaaag ATCAACTTCACGGTCAAATTGCTGTAA
- the LOC123200351 gene encoding ATP synthase subunit b', chloroplastic-like produces MANMIVASSNTKPLISPISTRTKFIQIPQPQFSLPRLSQQKIPKIPLSLSSSSSIKSLSLLAVTSLTFSPSSLAAEMEKAALFDFNLTLPIIMVEFLLLMFALDKIYFTPLGNFMDERDAAIKEKLNSVKDTSEEVKQLEEQAAAIMRAARAEISAALNKMKKETQMEVEQKLAEGRKKVEAELQEALANLEKQKEDTIKSLDSQIAALSQEIVNKVLPVQ; encoded by the coding sequence ATGGCTAACATGATAGTGGCATCCTCCAACACCAAACCCTTGATTTCACCAATCTCAACCAGAACCAAATTCATCCAAATTCCACAGCCACAATTCTCTCTCCCCAGACTCTCTCAACaaaaaatccctaaaataccCCTCTCCCTCTCTTCTTCCTCCAGTATCAAATCCCTCTCTCTCCTCGCTGTTACTTCCTTAACCTTTTCACCTTCCTCTTTAGCCGCCGAAATGGAGAAGGCCGCTCTTTTCGATTTCAACTTAACTCTGCCGATCATCATGGTTGAATTCTTGCTTCTCATGTTCGCTCTCGACAAAATCTACTTCACTCCTCTCGGCAACTTCATGGACGAGAGAGATGCCGCCATCAAAGAGAAGCTTAACAGCGTGAAGGACACTTCTGAGGAGGTGAAGCAGTTGGAGGAACAAGCGGCTGCCATAATGAGAGCTGCGAGAGCTGAAATATCAGCGGCTTTGAATAAGATGAAGAAGGAGACACAAATGGAAGTTGAACAGAAACTGGctgaaggaagaaagaaagtagAGGCTGAACTTCAAGAGGCTTTGGCTAATTTGGAGAAGCAAAAGGAAGATACTATAAAGTCTCTTGATTCTCAAATTGCTGCTCTTAGTCAAGAAATTGTCAACAAGGTCCTTCCTGTTCAATAG